One stretch of Astatotilapia calliptera chromosome 3, fAstCal1.2, whole genome shotgun sequence DNA includes these proteins:
- the LOC113019137 gene encoding caspase recruitment domain-containing protein 8-like, whose amino-acid sequence MSDIFRVLHVDSSGGYLEQVSEMTSSHVKLNKPEFFLRGAMILKKLGLYLKVFADVLIYMQITSGLTLHVYLVPHDPLIQQEVEKKEKSDGFRKIQKTSPVDPVQLESYFYLSTDLDTAQICPEKQQFMLEWSDTNFFEVVIGNVKSDFGNLKLKLEVERRGGKEKDTVWTCAIGTDDY is encoded by the exons atgtcagaCATATTTCGAGTTCTGCATGTGGACAGCAGTGGAGGTTATTTGGAGCAAGTGTCTGAAATGACATCATCCCATGTGAAGTTAAACAAGCCGGAGTTCTTTCTAAGAGGAGCCATGATCCTAAAGAAACTGGGCCTATATCTAAAAGTTTTTGCTGATGTCTTGATATACATGCAAATCACATCTGGCCTCACTCTGCACGTTTACCTGGTCCCACATGATCCTCTAATACAACAG GAAgtggagaagaaggagaaatCTGACGGATTCAGAAAAATCCAAAAGACAAGTCCTGTTGACCCTGTACAGCTGGAGAGTTATTTCTACCTCTCAACAGACTTGGACACAGCACAAATCTGCCCTGAG AAACAGCAGTTCATGTTGGAGTGGAGCGACACTAATTTCTTTGAGGTGGTCATTGGAAATGTGAAAAGCGACTTCGGAAACTTGAAACTGAAACTTGAAGTTGAGCGCAGGGGAGGAAAGGAAAAGGACACCGTGTGGACGTGCGCTATCGGAACAG ATGACTATTAA